Proteins found in one Pyrus communis chromosome 15, drPyrComm1.1, whole genome shotgun sequence genomic segment:
- the LOC137717387 gene encoding mitochondrial uncoupling protein 5-like yields the protein MGIKGFVEGGVASIVAGCSTHPLDLIKVRMQLQGENNPARAAAPQRIHNLRPAFAFHSHSATLVAPPPPAAAARAGPISVGVKIFQTEGVKALFSGVSATVLRQTLYSTTRMGLYEILKVRWADSNSGNLPLPRKILAGLVAGGVGAAVGNPADVAMVRMQAGGRGYKNVIDAITKMARSEGVLSLWRGSSLTVNRAMIVTASQLASYDQFKEAILDRHLMKDGLGTHVTASFAAGFVASVASNPIDVIKTRVMNMKVEAGRDPPYTGALDCALKTVRAEGPMALYKGFIPTISRQGPFTVVLFVTLEQIRKVLKDY from the coding sequence ATGGGTATCAAAGGATTTGTCGAGGGAGGCGTCGCTTCCATTGTCGCCGGCTGCTCCACCCACCCGCTGGATCTTATCAAGGTCCGTATGCAGCTCCAGGGCGAGAACAACCCCGCCCGGGCCGCCGCCCCCCAGCGCATCCACAATCTCCGCCCTGCTTTTGCTTTTCATTCCCATTCTGCCACCCTGGTTGCCCCGCCTCCGCCGGCCGCCGCCGCACGTGCCGGTCCAATCTCGGTCGGAGTCAAAATTTTTCAGACCGAAGGCGTTAAGGCGTTGTTCTCTGGAGTCTCCGCCACCGTCCTCCGCCAGACTCTCTACTCCACCACCCGAATGGGCCTCTACGAAATTTTGAAAGTCAGATGGGCAGACTCGAACTCCGGGAACCTGCCCCTGCCCCGAAAAATTCTCGCTGGACTCGTCGCCGGTGGAGTTGGTGCTGCCGTCGGAAACCCCGCCGACGTGGCCATGGTCCGGATGCAGGCTGGCGGCCGTGGCTACAAGAACGTGATCGACGCGATTACGAAGATGGCGAGGAGCGAAGGGGTTCTTAGCCTGTGGCGCGGGTCCAGCCTTACGGTAAACCGCGCGATGATCGTGACGGCGTCGCAGCTGGCGTCGTACGACCAGTTCAAGGAGGCCATTCTCGATAGGCACTTGATGAAGGACGGCCTCGGGACGCACGTGACCGCGAGTTTCGCGGCGGGGTTTGTGGCCTCCGTGGCCTCGAATCCGATCGACGTGATTAAGACTAGGGTTATGAACATGAAGGTGGAAGCCGGGCGGGACCCGCCGTACACTGGGGCCCTGGACTGTGCCCTAAAGACTGTGAGGGCGGAGGGGCCCATGGCCCTTTACAAGGGCTTCATCCCTACGATTTCGAGGCAGGGGCCATTCACTGTGGTGCTGTTTGTGACGCTTGAGCAGATCAGGAAGGTGCTTAAGGACTATTGA